The Scomber japonicus isolate fScoJap1 chromosome 8, fScoJap1.pri, whole genome shotgun sequence genome has a segment encoding these proteins:
- the fhl1a gene encoding four and a half LIM domains protein 1a produces the protein MTDRFDCYYCRDNLHGKKYVKKDEKHVCTKCFDKLCANTCAECRRPIGADAKELHHKNRYWHEDCFRCAKCYKPLAGEAFNARDDGKIMCGKCGSREDGNRCQGCYKVVMPGSQNVEYKNKVWHEECFTCFDCKQPIRTQSFLAKGDEIYCVPCHDKKFAKKCFHCKQPISSGGISYQDHPWHSECFVCKTCHKPLAGARFTSHEDSVYCVDCYKTDVAKKCHGCKNPITGFGHGTNVVNYEGFSWHEYCFNCKKCSLSLANKRFVLNGDHIYCPDCAKKL, from the exons ATGACTGATCGCTTCGACTGCTACTACTGTCGCGACAACCTGCATGGGAAGAAGTATGTGAAGAAGGACGAAAAGCATGTGTGCACCAAGTGCTTTGATAAGCTCTGTGCCAACACCTGCGCAGAGTGCAGACGCCCCATTGGTGCTGATGCCAAG GAACTGCACCATAAGAACCGCTACTGGCATGAGGATTGTTTCCGCTGTGCCAAGTGCTACAAGCCATTGGCCGGTGAGGCATTCAACGCCAGGGATGACGGCAAGATAATGTGCGGCAAGTGCGGCTCCCGGGAGGATGGCAACCGGTGCCAGGGCTGCTACAAGGTGGTCATGCCAG GTTCACAGAATGTGGAGTACAAGAACAAGGTGTGGCATGAGGAATGCTTCACCTGCTTTGATTGCAAGCAGCCAATCCGCACACAGAGCTTCCTGGCTAAGGGTGATGAGATCTACTGTGTACCCTGCCATGACAAGAAGTTTGCCAAGAAATGCTTCCACTGCAAGCAG CCAATCTCCTCTGGAGGGATCAGCTACCAGGACCATCCCTGGCACTCTGAGTGCTTTGTGTGCAAAACCTGCCATAAGCCTCTGGCAGGAGCTCGCTTCACCTCCCATGAGGACAGTGTTTACTGTGTGGACTGCTACAAGACTGATGTGGCCAAGAAGTGCCATGGCTGCAAGAACCCTATCACAG gGTTTGGCCATGGCACCAATGTGGTGAACTACGAGGGATTCTCCTGGCATGAGTATTGCTTCAACTGCAAGAAGTGCAGTCTCTCCTTGGCCAATAAGCGCTTTG